One window from the genome of Pungitius pungitius chromosome 14, fPunPun2.1, whole genome shotgun sequence encodes:
- the dio3a gene encoding iodothyronine deiodinase 3a, translating to MNTIKSIKNAIVCLALLPRFLMAAFMFWLLDFLCIRRRVFLRMQQREGDAIDPPLCMSDSNRLFSLESLKAVWHGHKLDFLKAAHLGHAAPNTEVVHLEDRRRGHILDYAKEKRPLVLNFGSCTUPPFMARLKAFQGVAQQNADIADCVVVYIEEAHPSDGWMSTDAPYQIPKHRCLEDRLSAAQLMHLEVPGCPLVVDSMENSSNAAYGAYFDRLYILQEGTIVYQGGRGPEGYRITELRDWLHQYRETLGKSSNLVISV from the coding sequence ATGAATACtataaaatctattaaaaatgCAATAGTCTGTCTCGCCTTGCTGCCCCGTTTTCTAATGGCAGCATTCATGTTTTGGCTGCTTGACTTTTTATGCATCAGGAGAAGGGTTTTCCTCAGGATGCAGCAGCGGGAGGGCGATGCCATCGACCCTCCACTCTGCATGTCGGACTCCAATCGGCTCTTTAGCCTGGAGTCCCTCAAAGCGGTGTGGCACGGGCATAAGCTGGACTTCCTGAAGGCAGCGCACCTCGGGCACGCGGCGCCCAACACCGAAGTTGTTCATCTGGAGGATCGGCGGCGCGGCCACATCCTCGATTACGCGAAAGAGAAGAGACCGCTCGTCCTAAACTTTGGGAGTTGCACCTGACCGCCGTTCATGGCGCGCCTGAAGGCTTTCCAGGGAGTCGCGCAGCAGAACGCGGATATAGCAGACTGTGTCGTTGTGTACATCGAGGAAGCGCACCCCTCCGACGGCTGGATGAGCACCGACGCGCCCTATCAGATCCCCAAACACCGGTGTCTGGAGGACCGGCTGAGCGCCGCGCAGCTGATGCACCTGGAGGTGCCCGGCTGCCCGCTGGTGGTCGACAGCATGGAAAACTCCTCCAACGCGGCGTACGGAGCCTATTTCGACAGACTTTACATCCTGCAGGAGGGGACGATAGTGTACCAGGGTGGCAGGGGACCCGAGGGGTATCGGATCACAGAGCTCAGAGACTGGCTCCATCAATACAGAGAAACGCTGGGGAAATCTAGTAATCTAGTAATTAGCGTGTAG
- the LOC119227980 gene encoding protein delta homolog 1 isoform X2, with protein sequence MHLTSMVVILVVTGIAKGWECSAGCNTINGFCEKPGKCRCKPGWQGFNCDQCVPFPGCLHGACEKAWQCVCEDGWAGSLCDRDTRLCSSRPCAGNATCIETGEGGYLCICPHGYAGENCILKRELCLTKSSPCQNGGTCTVADGPAGYSSCSCPPGSSGEFCEISVDSCQPNPCLNGGNCTSHGPAFTCACPLGFAGFTCNDTSHSPCTSRPCANRGMCVAQPDGTFRCICQKWFAGPTCSLQHRPKARPKPGPGAKPVDHRVFALTPQHYSLPAHTFHKLLRPPERDLLKITLKEAAHPPGVLDTHGQLICFGMLALLTCMVILGTAGIVFFGRCEAWLANAKYSQLVRQQREHLLREAGGTGHEEQGHSVNVILPEKIRLTSFGRHYTSI encoded by the exons ATGCATCTCACATCCATGGTCGTAATTTTGGTCGTGACGGGAATCGCCAAAG GTTGGGAATGCAGCGCAGGGTGCAACACAATAAATGGTTTCTGTGAGAAGCCAGGGAAGTGCAG GTGCAAACCGGGATGGCAAGGATTTAATTGTGACCAGTGCGTGCCCTTCCCAGGCTGTCTGCACGGCGCCTGTGAGAAAGCATGGCAATGTGTCTGCGAGGACGGTTGGGCGGGCAGCCTGTGTGACCGAG ATACCCGACTTTGCTCATCCAGGCCTTGTGCTGGCAATGCCACCTGCATagagacgggggaggggggatacCTGTGCATCTGTCCCCATGGCTACGCTGGGGAAAATTGCATACTGAAGAGAGAATTGTGTCTCACAAAAAG CTCTCCTTGTCAGAACGGAGGCACATGCACGGTTGCCGACGGCCCGGCAGGTTACTCTTCCTGCTCATGTCCCCCCGGATCGTCTGGAGAATTCTGTGAGATCAGCGTTGACAGCTGCCAGCCAAACCCCTGCCTCAACGGTGGCAACTGCACGAGCCACGGCCCGGCCTTCACGTGCGCCTGTCCGCTCGGCTTCGCCGGTTTCACCTGTAATGACACCAGCCACTCGCCGTGCACCTCCAGGCCCTGTGCCAACAGGGGAATGTGTGTCGCTCAGCCTGACGGAACCTTCCGCTGCATTTGCCAGAAGTGGTTCGCGGGCCCCACCTGCTCCCTGCAGCACAGGCCGAAGGCCAGGCCCAAGCCGGGGCCCGGCGCCAAGCCCGTGGACCACCGAGTGTTCGCGCTGACCCCGCAACACTATTCCCTCCCGGCTCACACCTTCCACAAGCTCCTCAGGCCGCCCGAGAGGGACCTGCTCAAGATCACCCTGAAGGAGGCCGCCCACCCCCCGGGCGTCCTCGACACCCACGGCCAACTCATCTGCTTCGGCATGCTGGCCCTGCTCACCTGCATGGTGATCCTGGGCACCGCGGGCATCGTGTTCTTTGGCCGCTGTGAGGCGTGGCTGGCCAACGCCAAGTACAGCCAGCTCGTTCGTCAGCAGAGGGAGCACCTGCTGAGGGAGGCCGGCGGCACGGGCCACGAGGAGCAGGGCCACTCGGTGAACGTCATCCTGCCGGAGAAGATTAGACTCACCAGCTTTGGGAGACACTACACCTCCATCTGA
- the LOC119227980 gene encoding protein delta homolog 1 isoform X1, with product MKGLFSFCLLLLVRYAIWEKTHIVQGERRILLDITMHLTSMVVILVVTGIAKGWECSAGCNTINGFCEKPGKCRCKPGWQGFNCDQCVPFPGCLHGACEKAWQCVCEDGWAGSLCDRDTRLCSSRPCAGNATCIETGEGGYLCICPHGYAGENCILKRELCLTKSSPCQNGGTCTVADGPAGYSSCSCPPGSSGEFCEISVDSCQPNPCLNGGNCTSHGPAFTCACPLGFAGFTCNDTSHSPCTSRPCANRGMCVAQPDGTFRCICQKWFAGPTCSLQHRPKARPKPGPGAKPVDHRVFALTPQHYSLPAHTFHKLLRPPERDLLKITLKEAAHPPGVLDTHGQLICFGMLALLTCMVILGTAGIVFFGRCEAWLANAKYSQLVRQQREHLLREAGGTGHEEQGHSVNVILPEKIRLTSFGRHYTSI from the exons ATGAAAGGgctcttctctttttgtcttcttctgcttgTGCGTTATGCCATTTGGGAGAAGACGCATATTGTCCAG GGGGAAAGAAGGATCTTGCTGGATATAACGATGCATCTCACATCCATGGTCGTAATTTTGGTCGTGACGGGAATCGCCAAAG GTTGGGAATGCAGCGCAGGGTGCAACACAATAAATGGTTTCTGTGAGAAGCCAGGGAAGTGCAG GTGCAAACCGGGATGGCAAGGATTTAATTGTGACCAGTGCGTGCCCTTCCCAGGCTGTCTGCACGGCGCCTGTGAGAAAGCATGGCAATGTGTCTGCGAGGACGGTTGGGCGGGCAGCCTGTGTGACCGAG ATACCCGACTTTGCTCATCCAGGCCTTGTGCTGGCAATGCCACCTGCATagagacgggggaggggggatacCTGTGCATCTGTCCCCATGGCTACGCTGGGGAAAATTGCATACTGAAGAGAGAATTGTGTCTCACAAAAAG CTCTCCTTGTCAGAACGGAGGCACATGCACGGTTGCCGACGGCCCGGCAGGTTACTCTTCCTGCTCATGTCCCCCCGGATCGTCTGGAGAATTCTGTGAGATCAGCGTTGACAGCTGCCAGCCAAACCCCTGCCTCAACGGTGGCAACTGCACGAGCCACGGCCCGGCCTTCACGTGCGCCTGTCCGCTCGGCTTCGCCGGTTTCACCTGTAATGACACCAGCCACTCGCCGTGCACCTCCAGGCCCTGTGCCAACAGGGGAATGTGTGTCGCTCAGCCTGACGGAACCTTCCGCTGCATTTGCCAGAAGTGGTTCGCGGGCCCCACCTGCTCCCTGCAGCACAGGCCGAAGGCCAGGCCCAAGCCGGGGCCCGGCGCCAAGCCCGTGGACCACCGAGTGTTCGCGCTGACCCCGCAACACTATTCCCTCCCGGCTCACACCTTCCACAAGCTCCTCAGGCCGCCCGAGAGGGACCTGCTCAAGATCACCCTGAAGGAGGCCGCCCACCCCCCGGGCGTCCTCGACACCCACGGCCAACTCATCTGCTTCGGCATGCTGGCCCTGCTCACCTGCATGGTGATCCTGGGCACCGCGGGCATCGTGTTCTTTGGCCGCTGTGAGGCGTGGCTGGCCAACGCCAAGTACAGCCAGCTCGTTCGTCAGCAGAGGGAGCACCTGCTGAGGGAGGCCGGCGGCACGGGCCACGAGGAGCAGGGCCACTCGGTGAACGTCATCCTGCCGGAGAAGATTAGACTCACCAGCTTTGGGAGACACTACACCTCCATCTGA